From Orcinus orca chromosome 3, mOrcOrc1.1, whole genome shotgun sequence, a single genomic window includes:
- the LOC117203418 gene encoding translation initiation factor IF-2-like → MPHPPSQPDRGGKSLWAEEVLSKQRNAAWNPGDWGGEEGGGGAAEAVRPPAPPPVSPEELPPPPARAAVPEKREEAALGGCFPVHFCRPRRRRRAPAPLPLLAAAHSAPSPACALSRIPSRPKCPETRRALGTCPAAVRRASRAGRCRPALALLQPRGLRSRPARRRGAGELELAPAAALQRSRSRPGGAPPRGRGHTREVDLANTPLNRSRRPEKLTTHSYSS, encoded by the exons ATGCCCCACCCCCCGTCACAGCCTGACCGCGGGGGGAAAAGCCTCTGGGCGGAGGAGGTGCtttcaaaacaaagaaatgcGGCGTGGAACCCGGGGGACTGGGGTGGTGAGGAAGGCGGAGGAGGTGCGGCTGAGGCCGTCCGGCCGCCCGCTCCCCCTCCAGTCAGCCCGGAggagctccccccacccccagcccgagCTGCGGTGccggagaagagggaggaggctgCGTTAGGCGGCTGTTTTCCAGTTCACTTTTGCAGACCAAGGCGGAGAAGAAGAGCACCAGCTCCGCTGCCCCTCTTGGCTGCGGCGCATTCAGCCCCGAGCCCCGCGTGCGCTCTGTCTCGGATACCGAGCCGGCCAAAGTGTCCGGAAACGCGCAGAGCGCTCGGAACCTGTCCCGCAGCTGTGCGACGCGCGTCTCGAGCTGGCCGCTGCCGCCCCGCCCTCGCGCTCCTTCAGCCCCGCGGGCTCAGAAGCCGGCCCGCCCGCCGGCGCGGAGCTGGGGAACTTGAACTGGCCCCAGCGGCCGCTCTGCAGAGATCCCGCTCCAGGCCCGGGGGTGCTCCGCCTCGGGGTAGAGGGCACACCCGGGAAGTGGATTTAGCAAACACACCTTT GAACAGATCCAGGAGACCAGAAAAACTTACCACCCACAGCTACTCTTCATAA